The following coding sequences are from one Merismopedia glauca CCAP 1448/3 window:
- a CDS encoding GDSL-type esterase/lipase family protein, translated as MRICFIGDSFVNGTGDPECLGWSGRICIAAKKSGCDLTYYNLGIRGNTTQHIIERWQAESKSRLPAEHDGKIVFSFGTNDTTIEAGKRRIELDDSLNNTRQILSLAQQKYPVIMVSPPPIADVRQNLRTQELLTQIELVCQDLKVPYLDVFTPLQASQVWMTEIATGDGAHPSAAGYSELANLVQNWSVWSDWIFSK; from the coding sequence ATGCGAATTTGTTTTATTGGTGACTCTTTTGTGAATGGAACTGGAGATCCTGAGTGTTTGGGTTGGAGTGGTAGAATTTGCATTGCAGCTAAGAAATCTGGATGCGATCTTACCTATTACAATCTAGGTATTAGAGGAAATACCACTCAACATATTATAGAGCGTTGGCAAGCCGAATCCAAATCTCGTTTACCTGCTGAACATGATGGGAAAATAGTTTTTTCTTTTGGGACAAATGACACTACTATTGAAGCTGGAAAAAGACGAATAGAATTAGATGATTCACTCAACAATACTCGCCAAATTCTTAGCTTAGCTCAACAAAAATATCCCGTAATTATGGTGAGTCCACCTCCAATTGCTGATGTACGACAAAATCTAAGAACTCAAGAACTATTGACTCAAATAGAATTAGTTTGTCAGGATTTAAAGGTTCCCTATCTTGATGTTTTTACCCCTTTACAAGCTTCGCAAGTTTGGATGACTGAAATAGCTACAGGTGATGGCGCTCATCCTAGTGCAGCAGGTTATTCTGAACTAGCTAATTTAGTCCAAAATTGGTCGGTTTGGAGTGATTGGATCTTTTCTAAATAG